The following are encoded in a window of Sphaerisporangium siamense genomic DNA:
- a CDS encoding GMC oxidoreductase yields MNTEHVDAVVVGSGFGGSVAAYRLASAGLSVVVLERGRAYAPGMFPRSPAEMSKAFWDPAEGHYGMFDVWSFSGCDSVVSSGLGGGSLIYANVMLRKDERWFVHEEPLPTGGYETWPVTRADLDPHYDAVEKMVGVTPYPLDHPVYSDTPKTRAMQDAAAELGLDWRLPPLAINFAPFPGAEPGIGVPIPDPGYGNLHGVQRRTCRLCGECDFGCNDGSKNSLDHTYLSAARHHGADLRTLREAKEVRPHPDGGYEVDYVRHHPGSERRTIRCDRLVLAAGTYGTTLLLLRSRPNLPGLSDALGTRFSGNGDLLTFLLRAKDRSRTRTITASRGPVITSAIRLADELDGPRDAGRGAYIQDGGYPAFIDWLVEGADVRSEVKRAARFLADRLRALLTRDTNMSAEIAALVGEGELSGSSLPLLGMGRDVPDGRLRLRDGKLDVQWSSEGSEDHFDRLRATMRRVSDVLGAEHSDMPAWLGKRIITVHPLGGVPMGRHAGEGACDPYGEMFGHPGLYVADGAALPGPVGANPSLTIAALADRMCTRILERRPAERRRGGGRALMSVMNGSTAASPPQEVRGPVTVGEPAEPTSLSFSEEMAGFVSVGVSDPRSREVDGRSHGDRVSFELTIEVDDVDRFLALPAHPARAEGWVEAEFLGGRRAVERGWFNLFAPGRRPDHREMRYRLWFTDGEGRPRTLAGYKDVHHGPATRLWLDTSTLYTCLLEGHVPEGEDGKAVVVGAGTLHIQPMDLAATLKSFSTEGPHGLAALARFGRFFVGQLWDVYGPG; encoded by the coding sequence ATGAACACAGAGCATGTCGATGCGGTCGTCGTCGGGTCCGGATTCGGGGGCTCGGTCGCGGCGTATCGCCTGGCCTCGGCGGGGCTGTCGGTGGTGGTGCTGGAACGGGGCCGTGCCTACGCGCCGGGCATGTTCCCGCGCAGCCCCGCCGAGATGAGCAAGGCGTTCTGGGACCCGGCCGAGGGTCACTACGGCATGTTCGACGTGTGGAGCTTCAGCGGCTGTGACTCGGTGGTGAGCAGCGGGCTCGGGGGCGGCTCGCTGATCTACGCCAACGTCATGCTCCGCAAGGACGAGCGCTGGTTCGTCCACGAGGAGCCGCTGCCGACGGGCGGGTACGAGACGTGGCCGGTGACGCGGGCCGACCTGGACCCGCACTACGACGCCGTCGAGAAGATGGTCGGCGTCACGCCGTACCCGCTGGACCACCCGGTCTACTCCGACACGCCGAAGACCCGGGCCATGCAGGACGCGGCGGCCGAGCTGGGGCTGGACTGGCGGCTTCCGCCGTTGGCGATCAACTTCGCGCCCTTCCCCGGCGCCGAGCCGGGCATCGGCGTGCCCATCCCCGACCCCGGGTACGGCAACCTGCACGGGGTGCAGCGCCGCACCTGCCGCCTGTGCGGCGAGTGCGACTTCGGCTGCAACGACGGCTCCAAGAACAGCCTGGACCACACCTACCTCTCCGCGGCGCGCCACCACGGCGCCGACCTGCGCACGCTGCGCGAGGCCAAGGAGGTCAGGCCGCACCCGGACGGCGGGTACGAGGTCGACTACGTGCGCCACCACCCGGGCTCGGAGCGGCGGACCATCCGCTGCGACCGGCTGGTGCTCGCCGCGGGCACCTATGGCACGACGCTGCTTCTGCTGCGCAGCCGCCCGAACCTGCCAGGGCTGAGCGACGCGCTCGGCACCCGGTTCTCCGGCAACGGCGACCTGCTGACGTTCCTGCTGCGGGCCAAGGACCGCAGCAGGACCCGCACGATCACCGCGAGCCGCGGCCCGGTGATCACGAGCGCGATCCGCCTGGCCGACGAGCTGGACGGCCCGCGCGACGCCGGCCGCGGCGCCTACATCCAGGACGGCGGGTACCCCGCGTTCATCGACTGGCTGGTCGAGGGGGCCGACGTCCGCAGCGAGGTGAAGCGGGCGGCGCGCTTCCTGGCCGACCGGCTGCGTGCGCTGCTGACCCGCGACACCAACATGTCGGCCGAGATCGCCGCCCTGGTCGGCGAGGGCGAGCTGTCGGGCAGTTCGCTCCCGCTGCTCGGCATGGGCAGGGACGTCCCGGACGGGCGGCTGCGGCTGCGCGACGGCAAGCTGGACGTCCAGTGGAGCTCGGAGGGCAGCGAGGACCACTTCGACCGGCTGCGCGCGACGATGCGCCGGGTGTCGGACGTGCTCGGCGCCGAGCACTCCGACATGCCCGCCTGGCTCGGCAAGCGCATCATCACGGTCCACCCGCTCGGCGGCGTGCCGATGGGACGTCACGCCGGCGAGGGCGCCTGTGACCCCTACGGCGAGATGTTCGGCCATCCCGGGCTGTACGTCGCCGACGGGGCCGCCCTGCCGGGCCCGGTGGGGGCCAACCCCTCGCTGACGATCGCGGCGCTGGCCGACCGCATGTGCACCCGCATCCTGGAACGACGGCCGGCCGAGCGCCGGCGTGGAGGAGGCCGGGCTCTGATGAGCGTCATGAACGGAAGCACGGCGGCGAGCCCGCCGCAGGAGGTGCGCGGGCCGGTCACGGTGGGCGAGCCCGCCGAGCCCACGTCGCTGTCCTTCAGCGAGGAGATGGCGGGGTTCGTCTCCGTCGGGGTGTCCGACCCGCGGTCCCGTGAGGTCGACGGCAGGTCGCACGGCGACAGGGTGTCGTTCGAGCTCACCATCGAGGTCGACGACGTGGACCGCTTCCTGGCCCTGCCCGCGCATCCGGCGCGGGCGGAGGGGTGGGTCGAGGCGGAGTTCCTCGGCGGGCGGCGCGCGGTGGAGCGGGGCTGGTTCAACCTGTTCGCGCCGGGCCGGCGGCCCGACCACCGCGAGATGCGCTACCGGCTGTGGTTCACCGACGGCGAGGGCAGGCCCCGCACGCTCGCCGGGTACAAGGACGTTCATCACGGGCCCGCCACACGGCTGTGGCTCGACACATCGACCCTCTACACATGCCTGCTGGAGGGTCACGTCCCGGAGGGCGAGGACGGAAAGGCCGTGGTGGTCGGCGCGGGGACGCTGCACATCCAGCCCATGGACCTCGCCGCGACGCTGAAGAGCTTCTCCACCGAGGGGCCGCACGGCCTCGCCGCGCTGGCGCGGTTCGGGAGGTTCTTCGTCGGCCAGCTCTGGGACGTCTACGGACCGGGGTGA
- a CDS encoding alpha/beta fold hydrolase yields the protein MEHRIPRYTLKGVPDAEVSVHPFSTEDELGLTLTRFHGSESDDVVLLVHGLTSSSDMFIMPEHRNLVSFLLDSGFGDVWTLDFRMSNRFPYNMETRRQSLDDIAAFDHPAAMTELRRHVGARRIHVIAHCLGSVSFQMSLFGGALDGVTSMVANSVGLTPRVPAWSRVKLLLGPALLEYGLGVSYLDPRFSEAPPFTRRRMLSRLVSFFHPECREPACAMQSFMWGKGRPAMYRHANLAPRTHVHERLADLNGAADVNYYRHMRKMAVAGRAVKCDPGNPLHDRLPEDYLAEAGQVETPVLFMTGDHNDVFADSNIVCHKILSKRAPGLHELQVVPGYGHIDPLIGKNAHVDVFPRILDFLKRHAG from the coding sequence ATGGAGCACCGCATCCCGCGGTACACGCTCAAGGGCGTGCCGGACGCCGAGGTCTCGGTCCACCCATTCTCGACCGAGGACGAGCTCGGCCTGACGTTGACGCGATTCCATGGGTCGGAGTCCGACGACGTCGTCCTACTCGTCCACGGCCTGACCTCGTCCAGCGACATGTTCATCATGCCCGAGCACCGCAATCTGGTGAGCTTCCTGCTGGACAGCGGGTTCGGCGACGTCTGGACGCTCGACTTCCGGATGAGCAACAGGTTCCCCTACAACATGGAGACCCGGCGGCAGTCGCTCGACGACATCGCCGCCTTCGACCACCCGGCCGCGATGACCGAGCTCCGCCGTCACGTTGGGGCACGGCGGATCCACGTCATCGCGCACTGCCTGGGGTCGGTTTCTTTCCAGATGAGCCTGTTCGGCGGCGCGCTCGACGGCGTCACGAGCATGGTCGCCAACAGCGTGGGCCTGACCCCGCGGGTGCCGGCCTGGTCCCGCGTCAAACTGCTCCTCGGGCCCGCGCTGCTGGAGTACGGTCTCGGAGTCTCGTACCTGGACCCCCGGTTCAGCGAGGCCCCGCCGTTCACGCGCCGCCGCATGCTCTCGCGGCTCGTCTCGTTCTTCCATCCGGAGTGCCGGGAGCCGGCCTGCGCCATGCAGAGCTTCATGTGGGGCAAAGGCCGGCCGGCGATGTACCGGCACGCGAACCTCGCGCCGCGGACCCATGTCCACGAGCGCCTCGCCGATCTCAACGGCGCGGCCGACGTCAACTACTACCGGCACATGCGCAAGATGGCGGTGGCCGGGCGCGCGGTGAAGTGCGACCCCGGCAACCCCTTGCACGACCGGCTCCCGGAGGACTACCTGGCCGAGGCCGGGCAGGTCGAGACGCCGGTGCTGTTCATGACCGGCGACCACAACGACGTGTTCGCCGACAGCAACATCGTCTGCCACAAGATCCTCTCCAAGCGGGCGCCCGGCCTGCACGAGCTCCAGGTCGTCCCCGGCTACGGGCACATCGACCCGCTGATCGGCAAGAACGCCCATGTAGACGTGTTCCCGCGCATCCTCGACTTCCTCAAGCGCCACGCCGGGTGA
- a CDS encoding helix-turn-helix transcriptional regulator, translating to MNGPETLPSGEGTETARPGGTPLVGRRDAMREFGRTVDATSSGFQFLAVVGEPGAGKSRLLTELAGLTAARSLTTLWGRAAEFEQMMPFSALIDALDDHLEGRRDDLAGRLSTAQAHRLATVFPALAAKMPSQGEDAGPPEGDDQSGMVRYRLYRALRQLIDELAGPGGLALILDDVHWADDSSAEFLDHLVRHPPRGKVLVAVAYRPAQVTPRLAALALSAGARGRQVTVGPLNQAEVEEFLGPRVNRTRIRALYEASGGNPFYLEALARMGQLEVGDLPLTVRAALRAELSDLSGDSLLIAQAAAVTADEFLPALAAVAAQVPEAVALDGLNELVARDIVRPAAAGRFRFRHPLVRRAAYESAAAGWQLAAHARLASHLAELGAPATVQAHHVERSGSFGDQRAIATLVEAARAVAPHAPVTASHWLRKALDLTPEEPGTLEDRLELLMELSRAQGVSGRMAEGRDTARELLRLLPADDHARRARAARICALMERQLDRPAEARALLLDELRRMPDPRAAAAIPLRMRLVAESMMRVDFRAAQAVLDLMPDSGDDWEPDLAMAVAALRPMPAYAAGRMAEALRAADAADRLVSTALDEHLAEWLDAVAWLCWAETNLGRYSVALRHFERAIAVARSTGQTYILTNLLAGKARTLTVLGRLPDARATAEESVEGARLLKSGQQLVFALTQSCLSSAWAGDHDAALGAVEESLRSEVGLGEVWVDMARHARGVALVTAGRVDEGVDAIVEACGRFDAPRLDRGTLMASCELLALAEASRGRAEEAARWAETATHITAPALPVFSGFIPLARAHAVRSSDPARAAELAREAARLLTAGEQRIDAGRALMTAGQAYGEAGERRLAREYLRDAADIFQDCGAKALSAQAAREQRRLGVRVSSSSPAGHGGPQGLSPRELEIARLVAEGLTNQQIAEQLFLSVRTVETHLSRVFAKLGVTSRVGVATNLNRP from the coding sequence AGGGCACCGAGACGGCCCGCCCCGGTGGAACCCCGCTCGTCGGCCGCCGCGACGCGATGCGCGAGTTCGGCCGGACGGTCGACGCGACGTCCAGCGGGTTCCAGTTCCTCGCCGTGGTCGGAGAGCCGGGCGCCGGCAAGTCCCGGCTGCTCACCGAGCTCGCCGGCCTCACCGCCGCCCGTAGCCTCACCACGCTGTGGGGCAGGGCCGCCGAATTCGAACAGATGATGCCCTTCAGCGCGCTGATCGACGCCCTGGACGACCACCTGGAGGGCCGCCGCGACGACCTGGCGGGCCGGCTGAGCACCGCTCAGGCCCACCGGCTCGCCACGGTGTTCCCCGCCCTGGCCGCCAAGATGCCCTCCCAGGGCGAGGACGCCGGTCCGCCCGAGGGCGACGACCAGAGCGGCATGGTGCGCTACCGGCTCTATCGCGCGCTGCGCCAGCTCATCGACGAACTGGCCGGCCCCGGCGGGCTGGCCCTGATCCTGGACGACGTGCACTGGGCCGACGACAGCTCCGCGGAGTTCCTGGACCACCTGGTGCGTCACCCGCCGCGTGGGAAGGTGCTGGTCGCGGTCGCCTACCGGCCCGCCCAGGTCACCCCCCGCCTGGCCGCGCTCGCGCTCAGCGCGGGCGCCCGCGGCCGGCAGGTCACCGTCGGCCCGCTGAACCAGGCCGAGGTCGAGGAGTTCCTCGGCCCCCGTGTCAACAGGACCCGTATCCGCGCCCTGTACGAGGCCAGCGGCGGCAACCCCTTCTACCTGGAGGCGCTGGCCCGCATGGGCCAGCTGGAGGTGGGCGACCTGCCGCTGACGGTGCGGGCGGCGCTGCGGGCCGAGCTCAGCGACCTGTCGGGAGACTCGCTGCTGATCGCGCAGGCCGCCGCGGTGACCGCCGACGAGTTCCTGCCGGCGCTGGCGGCGGTCGCGGCGCAGGTGCCCGAGGCCGTCGCGCTGGACGGCCTCAACGAGCTGGTCGCCCGTGACATCGTGCGCCCGGCCGCGGCCGGGCGTTTCCGTTTCCGCCACCCTTTGGTGCGGCGGGCGGCCTATGAGTCGGCGGCGGCCGGGTGGCAGCTGGCCGCGCACGCCCGGCTGGCCTCCCATCTGGCCGAGCTGGGCGCCCCCGCCACCGTCCAGGCCCATCACGTCGAACGCTCGGGATCCTTCGGCGACCAGCGGGCGATCGCCACCCTGGTGGAGGCGGCGCGCGCCGTGGCGCCGCACGCCCCGGTCACCGCCTCGCACTGGCTGCGCAAGGCGCTGGATCTGACCCCCGAGGAGCCGGGGACGCTGGAGGACCGGCTGGAGCTGCTCATGGAGCTGTCGCGCGCCCAAGGGGTCAGCGGCCGCATGGCCGAGGGCCGCGACACCGCCCGCGAGCTGCTGCGCCTGCTGCCCGCCGACGACCACGCCCGCCGCGCCAGGGCCGCCCGCATCTGCGCGCTGATGGAGCGCCAGCTCGACCGGCCCGCCGAGGCCCGCGCCCTGCTGCTGGACGAGCTGCGCCGCATGCCCGACCCGCGCGCCGCCGCCGCCATCCCCCTGCGCATGCGCCTGGTCGCCGAGAGCATGATGCGCGTCGACTTCCGCGCCGCCCAGGCCGTGCTGGACCTCATGCCCGACTCCGGCGACGACTGGGAACCCGACCTCGCCATGGCCGTGGCCGCGCTGCGCCCGATGCCCGCCTACGCCGCCGGGCGCATGGCCGAGGCGCTGCGCGCGGCCGACGCCGCCGACCGCCTGGTCAGCACCGCCCTGGACGAGCATCTCGCCGAGTGGCTGGACGCGGTGGCGTGGCTGTGCTGGGCCGAGACCAACCTCGGGCGCTACTCGGTGGCGCTGCGCCACTTCGAGCGCGCCATCGCCGTCGCCCGCTCCACCGGACAGACCTACATCCTGACCAACCTGCTCGCCGGCAAGGCCAGGACGCTCACCGTGCTCGGCAGGCTGCCCGACGCGCGGGCCACGGCCGAGGAGTCCGTCGAGGGCGCCCGGCTGCTGAAGTCGGGCCAGCAACTGGTCTTCGCGCTCACCCAGTCCTGCCTGTCCTCGGCGTGGGCCGGCGACCACGACGCCGCGCTCGGCGCCGTGGAGGAGTCCCTGCGCTCGGAGGTCGGGCTCGGCGAGGTCTGGGTGGACATGGCGCGGCACGCCCGGGGCGTCGCGCTGGTCACGGCCGGGCGCGTGGACGAGGGCGTCGACGCGATCGTCGAGGCGTGCGGCCGGTTCGACGCCCCCCGCCTGGACCGGGGCACGCTCATGGCGAGCTGCGAGCTGCTCGCGCTGGCCGAGGCGTCCCGGGGCCGCGCGGAGGAGGCGGCCCGCTGGGCCGAGACGGCCACCCACATCACCGCCCCCGCGCTGCCGGTCTTCTCCGGGTTCATCCCCCTCGCCCGGGCGCACGCCGTCCGTTCCTCCGACCCGGCGCGAGCGGCGGAGCTGGCGCGCGAGGCGGCCCGCCTGCTCACCGCGGGCGAACAGCGCATCGACGCCGGGCGCGCCCTGATGACCGCCGGGCAGGCCTACGGCGAGGCCGGCGAGCGGCGCCTCGCCCGCGAGTACCTGCGCGACGCCGCCGACATCTTCCAGGACTGCGGGGCCAAGGCGCTGTCGGCCCAGGCGGCGCGCGAGCAGCGCCGCCTCGGGGTGCGGGTGTCGTCTTCGAGCCCGGCGGGGCACGGCGGCCCGCAGGGTCTCTCCCCCCGCGAGCTGGAGATCGCGCGCCTGGTCGCCGAGGGCCTGACCAACCAGCAGATCGCCGAACAGTTGTTCCTCAGCGTGCGCACGGTCGAGACCCACCTGTCCCGCGTGTTCGCCAAGCTCGGCGTCACCTCGCGTGTCGGCGTGGCGACGAACCTGAACCGCCCGTGA